From Candidatus Pedobacter colombiensis, one genomic window encodes:
- a CDS encoding FecR domain-containing protein — MKKIEAKELLAKYEAGKCNEQEQALLESWHLSYALDAVENIGFDEQSKDLDQVWNKLQKQTKPVTIKVALWPKMVAAAAIFLILGIAVFFYLQQINPFQQTTKLASDLPPGKNNAVLTLSNGQKIILNETAKGEIAKQGGVSITKSQDGTIIYNIDQSATDIKAQAGELSYNTITTPRGGQYQVNLPDGTKVWLNAASSLKFPTTFTDLKERKVELSGEAYFEVAKNKRQPFHVKTVQQDLEVLGTHFNVNAYSDEKEIKTTLLEGSVKIVPLSQSKAKMPLDVVLKPGQQATLMESRLNIGNADIGEVMSWKNGMFEFNNSDLTSIMRQASRWYDVDVVYESGIPNVKFSGEVSRNVNASAFLGMLKYLDVKFNIEKTGNNRSRIVVSK, encoded by the coding sequence AAAATATGAGGCGGGTAAGTGTAATGAGCAAGAGCAGGCTTTATTGGAAAGTTGGCATTTAAGTTATGCACTTGATGCGGTAGAAAATATAGGTTTTGATGAACAGTCGAAAGATCTGGATCAGGTATGGAATAAATTGCAAAAGCAAACTAAGCCGGTAACTATAAAGGTGGCATTGTGGCCTAAAATGGTGGCTGCAGCAGCGATATTTCTTATACTTGGTATCGCCGTTTTTTTTTACCTCCAACAAATAAATCCATTTCAACAAACAACTAAGTTGGCTTCCGATTTACCTCCAGGAAAAAACAATGCAGTGTTGACCCTATCTAATGGACAAAAAATAATACTCAATGAAACTGCCAAAGGAGAGATTGCAAAGCAGGGGGGGGTATCAATTACAAAATCTCAAGACGGAACGATTATTTACAATATTGATCAGTCTGCTACAGACATAAAAGCACAGGCAGGAGAATTATCCTACAATACCATAACTACGCCTCGTGGAGGTCAGTATCAGGTGAATTTGCCGGATGGCACCAAAGTATGGCTTAACGCCGCATCTTCCCTAAAGTTTCCCACAACTTTTACAGACTTAAAAGAACGTAAAGTTGAACTTAGCGGCGAAGCTTACTTTGAAGTAGCTAAGAATAAACGCCAACCATTTCATGTTAAAACAGTGCAACAAGATTTAGAAGTTTTAGGAACTCACTTCAATGTGAATGCTTATAGTGATGAAAAGGAGATAAAAACGACTCTGTTAGAAGGCTCGGTTAAAATTGTTCCCCTGAGTCAATCCAAGGCAAAAATGCCATTGGATGTGGTATTGAAACCTGGGCAGCAGGCTACATTGATGGAAAGCAGGCTTAACATTGGTAACGCTGATATTGGAGAGGTGATGAGCTGGAAGAATGGGATGTTTGAGTTTAATAATAGCGACTTAACCAGTATCATGCGTCAGGCCTCAAGATGGTATGATGTAGATGTGGTTTATGAAAGTGGAATTCCTAATGTAAAGTTTAGTGGAGAAGTGTCAAGAAATGTAAATGCATCAGCTTTTTTAGGTATGCTAAAATATCTTGATGTAAAATTCAACATAGAAAAAACTGGAAATAACAGAAGTAGAATTGTTGTTTCTAAATAA
- a CDS encoding SusC/RagA family TonB-linked outer membrane protein — MYFINTSNGMDRPCFVPYFKVLKGVFQRVSLMNTLTMKQIIMRINLVAILITLSLTQATASSFGQSVTLHKRGASLNEVLKMIKKQTNYTFLYNSELLKDAKMVSVDLDKATLEEALKASLANQSLTFKIIENTILLKKKEDGLFDKVANYLSAIDLSGKILDEDGKPLPGATIRVKNTTRTVLTNERGEFELKGIDDKAILIISFLGYTTKEVQASKANPLIISLDVNPAELGEVAVVSTGYQKIPAARAAGSYVVVSDKAMAGKLQTNIVERLEGMVAGLTSFKSGLNTKPNIQIRGVSSLTATSATPLYVVDGAPFFGDIQALNPSDVESVTVLKDASAASIYGALSSNGVIVITTRSGKAGKLNINYNATAKFVGLPDRAYSNKMSSAEMVDFQREMFNYRSGAYASIDPRKAMVETYRLFYDARQGVITEAELQKKLDVLRNSDRYDQVVNEFLRKTSLTQQHNLSFSGGNEFYKYSLSGNYLGNAPYERAQTNNRVGFNLKNSFNFTKWATLNIGVLGSNTRNDYDNGSATNNVSPGMSILDAGKASFYMLRNSDGSLATNWLNSKSQFEIDRLKSLGLQDENYNPITDLNTSHLTNTSKYLNLNFSANLKIMDGLNLDLLYQNERTELYNKQYYNKDAYKVKTMINDATIKDAKQTKMIPVGGQMNEQRGDMNTYTLRTQLNYNKEFNSKHRVDAIFGAEKRKLLGSSTNIYKYGYDDYSLNYKPIDEQALSLSIPNTQALFDQFNFPKGDSRAERGFVSTDDRYVSLYGNGSYTYNNRITLSGSIRMDQANLFGTDPKYQYKPFWSTGLLYVVAENKRNWLDRLAVRATYGINGAVPKSAGPYLITQSSGNNGLTGETQDGVVSPPNSGLKWERTRVTNFGLDFSVLSRRFYGSIDIYNKATSDLLGDLKSDPTLGWNSITVNYGTMNNRGIDLTLNSNNLNTTDFNWITTLNFNYNKNKLTRLDYSSNTVFSYINGFQNRQGVPMGSLYSVRYGGLDNKGVPKALTADGTEVYSTDKLSAKDLVYNGTTIPPYSASLQNTLSYKGFDLFFMFIYYGGNVMRDVTAPYLTKLAELNYTNNMERSALVYWKKPGDELIPGMAPAFNSAVGGAITNIWEFSDQNIQKADYIKLRDITLSYNFTGNWLKKNYIQRMKLSLQVQNAWRWAANKNKLDTEVWNGTSTTYSATMVPSTISNSTRGLLYPASYTVGLAVNF, encoded by the coding sequence ATGTATTTTATTAATACTTCAAACGGTATGGACAGGCCTTGCTTTGTGCCATATTTTAAAGTTTTAAAAGGTGTATTTCAGCGTGTTTCGCTGATGAATACCTTAACCATGAAACAGATTATTATGCGAATAAATCTCGTAGCTATTTTAATCACCTTGTCCTTAACGCAGGCTACGGCCAGCAGTTTTGGACAGTCTGTAACGCTGCATAAAAGAGGTGCAAGCCTTAATGAGGTGCTTAAAATGATTAAAAAACAAACTAATTACACTTTTCTTTACAATAGTGAATTGCTTAAGGATGCCAAAATGGTATCTGTTGATTTAGACAAGGCAACCTTGGAGGAGGCATTAAAGGCTTCTTTAGCAAACCAAAGCCTTACTTTCAAGATCATTGAGAATACAATATTGCTTAAAAAGAAGGAAGATGGGCTTTTTGATAAAGTAGCAAATTACCTGAGTGCAATAGATTTGAGCGGTAAAATATTGGATGAAGATGGAAAACCACTTCCGGGTGCGACGATTCGTGTAAAAAATACAACCAGAACTGTATTAACCAATGAGCGTGGTGAATTTGAATTGAAAGGGATAGACGATAAAGCCATATTGATCATCTCTTTTCTTGGCTATACCACAAAGGAAGTTCAGGCTAGCAAAGCAAACCCACTTATTATTAGTTTAGATGTTAATCCTGCAGAATTGGGCGAAGTTGCGGTGGTATCAACAGGTTATCAAAAAATACCTGCGGCACGTGCAGCAGGTTCTTATGTGGTGGTATCTGATAAAGCGATGGCAGGAAAACTGCAGACAAATATTGTGGAAAGGCTAGAAGGTATGGTGGCCGGATTAACTTCATTCAAAAGTGGTCTTAATACTAAACCTAATATTCAAATTAGAGGGGTCTCTTCACTTACTGCTACTTCGGCAACACCATTGTACGTAGTGGATGGAGCTCCATTTTTTGGCGATATACAGGCTCTTAATCCTTCGGATGTGGAATCGGTGACCGTATTGAAAGATGCTTCAGCAGCTTCTATCTATGGCGCGCTTTCATCAAATGGTGTGATTGTGATTACTACACGTAGTGGAAAGGCTGGGAAATTGAACATTAATTACAATGCTACGGCCAAATTTGTTGGCTTACCGGATAGGGCTTATTCGAATAAAATGAGTAGTGCTGAAATGGTCGATTTTCAAAGAGAAATGTTCAACTATCGTTCAGGTGCTTATGCTTCTATAGATCCCCGTAAAGCAATGGTAGAAACTTATCGTTTATTTTATGACGCAAGACAAGGTGTTATTACTGAAGCTGAGCTACAAAAAAAACTAGACGTACTTCGCAATAGCGACAGGTATGATCAGGTAGTTAATGAATTTTTACGTAAAACTTCACTTACACAGCAGCATAACCTTTCGTTTTCGGGTGGTAACGAATTCTATAAATACAGTCTATCTGGAAATTATTTAGGTAACGCACCTTATGAGCGTGCACAAACCAACAATAGGGTCGGTTTTAATTTAAAAAACAGCTTTAACTTTACGAAATGGGCAACGCTAAACATTGGAGTATTGGGTAGCAATACCAGAAATGATTACGATAATGGTAGCGCTACAAATAATGTTTCACCTGGTATGAGTATTTTGGACGCAGGTAAAGCCTCATTTTATATGCTTAGGAATAGCGATGGCAGCCTGGCGACAAACTGGTTGAACTCGAAATCTCAGTTTGAAATAGACCGCTTAAAATCGTTGGGACTTCAGGATGAAAATTATAATCCAATTACCGACCTCAATACAAGTCACCTCACGAATACCAGCAAGTACTTAAATCTTAATTTTTCTGCCAATTTAAAGATTATGGATGGCTTAAATTTAGATTTACTTTACCAAAATGAGAGAACTGAGCTCTACAACAAACAATACTACAATAAAGACGCTTACAAGGTAAAAACAATGATCAATGATGCGACTATAAAAGACGCAAAGCAAACCAAGATGATTCCTGTAGGTGGACAGATGAATGAGCAAAGAGGTGATATGAATACTTATACACTTAGGACACAGCTGAATTATAATAAGGAATTTAATTCTAAACATCGTGTTGACGCAATTTTTGGGGCTGAAAAAAGAAAACTTCTTGGTTCTTCAACCAATATTTATAAATATGGATACGACGATTACAGCTTAAATTATAAACCAATTGATGAGCAGGCTTTAAGTTTGAGCATCCCTAACACACAGGCTTTATTTGATCAGTTTAACTTTCCTAAGGGAGATAGCAGGGCTGAAAGGGGGTTCGTAAGTACAGATGATCGTTATGTATCTCTTTACGGAAATGGTTCATATACTTACAACAATAGAATTACACTTTCTGGTAGTATCAGAATGGATCAGGCTAATCTTTTTGGAACAGATCCTAAGTATCAATATAAACCTTTTTGGTCTACAGGTTTACTTTATGTAGTTGCAGAGAATAAAAGGAATTGGTTGGATCGTTTAGCGGTAAGAGCAACCTATGGCATTAACGGAGCTGTGCCTAAATCGGCTGGACCTTATTTGATTACTCAGTCTAGTGGAAATAATGGTCTTACCGGAGAGACACAAGATGGGGTTGTTAGCCCACCAAATAGTGGCTTAAAATGGGAGAGAACCAGAGTGACCAATTTCGGTTTGGATTTTAGTGTGCTTAGCAGACGTTTTTATGGTTCAATAGATATTTACAATAAGGCAACAAGTGACCTTTTAGGAGATTTAAAATCTGATCCAACATTGGGCTGGAATTCAATAACTGTGAATTACGGTACTATGAATAATCGTGGTATAGATCTTACTTTAAATAGCAATAATCTAAATACTACTGATTTTAACTGGATTACAACGCTGAATTTTAATTACAATAAAAATAAGCTAACCAGACTTGACTATTCTTCTAATACTGTTTTCAGCTATATCAACGGTTTCCAGAACAGACAAGGAGTGCCAATGGGCTCATTATATAGTGTAAGATATGGCGGTCTAGACAATAAGGGAGTTCCTAAAGCCCTTACTGCGGATGGAACAGAAGTTTATTCGACTGATAAATTGAGCGCAAAAGACCTTGTTTATAATGGTACAACAATTCCACCGTATTCGGCCTCCCTACAAAATACTTTGAGTTACAAGGGTTTTGATTTGTTCTTTATGTTTATCTACTATGGTGGAAACGTAATGCGTGATGTGACGGCTCCCTACTTAACCAAGCTTGCTGAGTTAAACTATACCAATAACATGGAAAGATCAGCTTTAGTTTATTGGAAAAAACCGGGTGATGAATTGATTCCGGGTATGGCCCCAGCATTTAATAGTGCTGTAGGTGGTGCGATCACCAATATATGGGAATTCAGTGACCAGAACATTCAGAAAGCAGATTATATTAAACTTAGAGATATTACACTAAGTTATAATTTTACCGGAAACTGGTTGAAGAAAAATTATATCCAAAGGATGAAGCTGAGCTTACAGGTGCAAAATGCCTGGAGATGGGCAGCTAATAAGAATAAATTGGATACAGAGGTATGGAATGGTACATCAACTACCTATAGCGCAACTATGGTACCATCAACAATATCTAACTCGACCAGAGGTCTCTTGTATCCTGCTTCTTATACTGTTGGACTTGCTGTTAACTTTTAA
- a CDS encoding RagB/SusD family nutrient uptake outer membrane protein yields MKKIFLLLVAITGIMTTGCKKFLDVKPKGYTIPSTFDDYQRLLNNQSLYRVSSAYPNFLTDDARAGERSDPNRATEYPLLALYLRNLYEFKPGPIYDQGAPDTFWEPAYAHIFIYNTVINNIEKVPDGTDATRKQLKAEAQIGRAFEYLTLVNGYANHYNPVTAATDLGVPILLSEDINAPYKRNTVAEVYAQIQKDLDEALPNLAATAPNNFHPIKSVGFAFLSKMYLYMGNYAEALKNVNEALKLNSALIDYKLYTTKNGTTFGRVCTKLDPLVPFPDANKSIESVWVRNGASSIGDLNAAVYASDDLLATYRANLPVGATDQRLALFFCNGVSNFGSAPVFFPGRYLWAPYFQANFGFSTPELLLIAAECEARVGSKDKAVGYLDVLRNSRIINNIGLSAATNDIALKLALDERRREMPFLGITRLTDLKRLNMDSRFAKTVTHVTGTQSFQIPANDNRYILPLPPKVLEFNPTIPQYQR; encoded by the coding sequence ATGAAGAAAATATTTTTATTATTAGTCGCCATTACAGGCATTATGACTACCGGGTGCAAAAAATTCCTGGATGTTAAACCGAAGGGCTATACCATTCCTTCAACTTTTGATGATTATCAGAGACTACTGAACAATCAATCCTTATACAGGGTTTCTTCTGCTTATCCTAATTTCCTTACAGATGACGCTCGTGCAGGTGAAAGGAGTGATCCGAACAGGGCAACTGAGTATCCCTTGCTTGCACTGTATCTTCGAAATTTGTATGAGTTTAAACCTGGTCCTATCTATGATCAGGGGGCACCTGATACCTTTTGGGAGCCAGCTTATGCACATATTTTTATCTACAATACAGTCATCAATAATATTGAAAAGGTACCAGATGGTACTGATGCGACTAGAAAACAACTGAAGGCTGAAGCACAAATAGGCCGTGCTTTTGAGTACCTGACATTGGTTAATGGTTACGCAAATCATTATAATCCTGTCACTGCAGCAACTGATCTTGGCGTACCAATTCTTTTAAGCGAGGATATCAATGCACCTTATAAAAGAAACACCGTAGCTGAAGTATATGCACAAATTCAGAAAGATCTGGATGAGGCTTTACCTAATTTAGCTGCTACAGCACCTAATAACTTTCACCCCATTAAAAGTGTAGGTTTTGCCTTTTTGAGCAAGATGTATTTGTATATGGGGAATTATGCTGAAGCTTTAAAAAATGTAAACGAAGCACTTAAATTAAACAGTGCCTTGATCGATTACAAGCTTTACACTACAAAGAATGGTACTACTTTTGGCAGGGTATGTACCAAGCTTGATCCGTTGGTGCCTTTTCCAGATGCGAATAAGAGCATCGAGAGTGTTTGGGTTCGTAATGGTGCTTCAAGTATAGGTGATTTAAATGCAGCTGTATATGCAAGTGATGATTTATTGGCTACCTATAGGGCCAATCTTCCAGTAGGAGCAACAGATCAACGGTTGGCACTCTTCTTTTGTAATGGAGTATCCAATTTTGGTTCTGCACCTGTATTTTTCCCGGGAAGGTATTTGTGGGCTCCCTATTTCCAAGCTAATTTTGGCTTTAGTACTCCCGAATTGCTCTTGATTGCAGCAGAGTGTGAGGCCAGAGTTGGATCTAAAGATAAAGCTGTGGGCTATCTGGATGTCTTGCGCAATTCGAGGATCATCAATAATATCGGATTATCAGCAGCAACAAATGATATTGCCTTAAAACTGGCGCTTGATGAACGTAGAAGAGAAATGCCTTTTTTAGGTATTACCCGTCTTACAGATTTAAAACGCTTAAATATGGATAGCCGTTTTGCAAAAACCGTAACACATGTAACTGGAACGCAAAGTTTTCAGATACCGGCTAATGATAACAGATACATTTTGCCTTTACCGCCAAAAGTACTTGAGTTTAACCCTACTATACCTCAATATCAACGTTAA
- a CDS encoding thioredoxin family protein yields MKSIFTFLFLFAAISLHAQEEIHFNSSWSEAKEKAIQSKKLIFIDCYTLWCAPCKWMEKNVFIQPAVYQYYNDNFVNLKVDMEKGEGIEMRKKYNVQSFPTYLFVNTAGDVVHRTASKMEAEAFLAEAKRAVDPKRNAAALKEKYDRGDRDLPFLLDYYLAVERADRNIANQISTEIVAKVTEAELNTELGWKIIKTLARAENDKLGAHFMANQGAYNNWGKQEEREQLKDRLITSTMYGLMRSDNEQAFMKKLTYFKNSDRINRKKQGIMLEADFYLEKGRTADYVKLTAAALKNELKDDAEKLSFLARRASGGKMGNDQTSPAILQQAYLMAKRAVELEPEEYSIQSTFAYVCLAMKKKQEALVAAKKSRELANAETSKIQKLAQELLDKVEAL; encoded by the coding sequence ATGAAAAGTATATTCACCTTTCTTTTCCTGTTTGCGGCTATAAGCTTACATGCGCAGGAAGAAATCCACTTCAATAGCTCCTGGAGTGAAGCAAAAGAAAAAGCAATTCAATCAAAGAAACTGATTTTTATTGATTGCTACACCTTATGGTGCGCCCCATGCAAATGGATGGAGAAAAATGTATTTATCCAACCAGCTGTTTACCAATATTACAATGACAACTTTGTGAATTTAAAAGTTGACATGGAAAAGGGAGAGGGGATTGAAATGCGTAAAAAATATAATGTACAATCTTTTCCTACCTATTTGTTTGTAAACACAGCAGGTGATGTAGTACATCGCACAGCTTCGAAAATGGAGGCTGAAGCTTTTCTTGCTGAAGCAAAAAGAGCAGTTGATCCGAAAAGAAACGCTGCGGCATTAAAAGAGAAGTACGACAGGGGTGACAGGGATCTACCTTTTTTATTGGATTATTATCTGGCGGTGGAGCGTGCTGATCGCAACATTGCCAATCAGATCAGTACAGAGATTGTAGCTAAAGTTACTGAAGCAGAACTGAACACTGAGTTGGGCTGGAAGATAATTAAAACTTTGGCCCGAGCTGAAAATGACAAATTGGGTGCACACTTTATGGCCAATCAAGGAGCTTACAACAATTGGGGTAAGCAGGAGGAAAGGGAGCAACTTAAAGATCGTTTAATTACAAGTACCATGTATGGTTTAATGAGATCCGATAACGAGCAGGCTTTCATGAAAAAACTGACTTACTTTAAAAACTCTGATAGAATTAATCGTAAAAAACAAGGTATAATGCTCGAAGCTGATTTTTATCTGGAAAAGGGAAGAACAGCTGATTATGTGAAGCTAACGGCTGCAGCCTTGAAAAATGAGTTGAAGGATGATGCCGAGAAATTGAGTTTTCTGGCAAGAAGGGCTTCAGGAGGTAAAATGGGTAATGATCAGACTTCGCCTGCTATTTTGCAACAAGCTTACCTGATGGCTAAGCGAGCAGTAGAGCTTGAACCGGAAGAATATAGCATCCAGTCGACCTTTGCATATGTATGCTTGGCAATGAAAAAGAAACAAGAAGCATTGGTAGCAGCGAAAAAATCCAGAGAACTGGCAAATGCAGAAACTTCTAAAATTCAAAAGCTCGCTCAGGAATTGTTAGATAAAGTAGAAGCGTTGTAA
- a CDS encoding DUF3276 family protein encodes MGEFDNKEREEVFSKKVRAGKRTYFFDVKATRSGDYYLTLTESKKRLEDGVFVKHKIFLYKEDFEKFTEGLNETVDYIKNHQDVVEKRYEYSENHEGVGSKSQNDDFSF; translated from the coding sequence ATGGGAGAATTTGACAACAAAGAGAGAGAAGAGGTTTTTTCGAAGAAAGTAAGGGCAGGTAAAAGAACTTATTTTTTCGACGTTAAAGCTACTAGATCAGGAGATTACTACCTAACCCTAACAGAAAGCAAGAAAAGACTGGAGGACGGCGTTTTTGTAAAGCATAAGATCTTTTTATATAAAGAAGACTTTGAGAAGTTTACGGAAGGATTAAACGAGACTGTTGACTACATCAAAAACCATCAGGATGTTGTAGAGAAGCGTTATGAATATTCTGAAAATCATGAGGGAGTGGGAAGCAAAAGTCAAAACGACGATTTTTCATTCTAA
- a CDS encoding ABC transporter ATP-binding protein, which produces MKHLRFLNKYFYKYKWWIIPGVFFVIISNIFGVIPAQVIGHAFDLITENIQIYRLFDGFDRAAIIYDIFSTSLFYFGVLVLVLYLLRGLFLFFMRQTIILMSRHIEFDMKNEIYAHYQKLSLGFYRRNNTGDLMNRATEDVNRVRMYVGPAIMYTINTAVLFLLIIYAMFSVNVTLAIWCLLPLPVLVVIIYFVNTLINQKSEQIQEQLSKLSSFVQERFSGIRVIKSYVREDYTQKVFAAESQGYKDNAMGLVKVQALFYPTMLLLVGLSTILTVYIGGIQVIDGSITPGNIAEFIVYVNQLTFPVSMLGWVTTLIQRASASQKRINEFLELSPDITSSNPDRPLLNGNIKFEHVNFTYPDTGIHALKDVSFEIEQGEFVAIIGRTGSGKSTLANLIMRMYDVNDGQISVDGTKLDKLNLNNYRNQIGFVPQEVFLFSDTIKNNIAFGLDQVTDEEVDTAAKNAAVYHNIIDFEQKFETMLGERGITLSGGQKQRVSIARALIKEPRVLIFDDCLSAVDTRTEEEILGNLSRIMKGKTSILIAHRISTIKNADKIIVLDNGRIIEQGSHMQLLQHEGAYAEMYRNQLLEEERQTI; this is translated from the coding sequence ATGAAACACCTACGTTTTTTAAACAAATACTTCTATAAATATAAATGGTGGATTATCCCGGGGGTTTTCTTTGTGATCATCTCCAATATTTTTGGTGTGATCCCTGCACAGGTTATCGGCCATGCCTTTGACCTCATTACAGAAAATATACAGATATATCGCTTGTTTGATGGATTTGATCGTGCAGCTATTATATATGATATCTTTAGTACCAGCCTTTTCTATTTTGGGGTGTTGGTATTGGTATTGTATTTATTAAGAGGACTGTTCTTATTTTTTATGCGGCAAACTATCATTTTGATGTCGAGACATATTGAATTTGACATGAAAAATGAGATTTACGCGCACTACCAAAAGCTCAGCCTCGGTTTTTACAGACGCAACAATACGGGCGACTTGATGAACCGCGCTACCGAGGATGTGAACCGGGTGCGGATGTACGTTGGTCCGGCCATTATGTATACTATAAATACAGCAGTTTTATTCTTGCTGATTATTTATGCCATGTTTTCGGTAAATGTTACACTGGCCATTTGGTGTTTGCTTCCCCTACCGGTTCTGGTGGTGATCATTTATTTTGTGAATACGCTCATCAATCAAAAAAGTGAACAAATACAGGAGCAATTGTCTAAGCTATCCAGCTTTGTGCAGGAAAGGTTCTCCGGCATTAGAGTGATCAAATCTTATGTGAGAGAAGATTATACCCAAAAAGTATTTGCTGCCGAAAGTCAGGGGTACAAAGACAATGCAATGGGTCTGGTTAAAGTACAAGCGCTCTTTTACCCTACTATGCTTTTACTGGTTGGCTTAAGTACCATTCTTACTGTTTATATTGGCGGCATCCAGGTGATAGATGGATCTATTACACCGGGTAACATTGCAGAGTTTATTGTATATGTGAACCAGTTAACTTTTCCCGTTTCGATGTTGGGCTGGGTAACCACTTTAATTCAGCGTGCCTCTGCCTCTCAAAAGCGTATTAATGAGTTTTTAGAGTTGAGTCCTGACATTACATCATCTAATCCTGACAGGCCATTACTTAATGGGAATATTAAGTTTGAGCATGTGAACTTTACTTATCCAGACACGGGAATACATGCTTTAAAGGATGTGAGCTTTGAAATTGAACAAGGGGAATTTGTAGCTATCATTGGTCGTACAGGTTCTGGAAAATCTACATTGGCCAATTTAATTATGCGGATGTATGATGTAAATGATGGACAGATCAGTGTTGATGGCACTAAATTGGATAAACTTAATCTAAACAACTACCGCAATCAGATTGGCTTTGTACCTCAGGAGGTTTTCCTATTTTCGGACACCATTAAAAACAATATCGCTTTTGGCTTAGATCAGGTTACAGATGAGGAAGTTGATACCGCAGCCAAAAATGCAGCTGTATATCATAATATTATTGATTTTGAGCAGAAATTTGAAACAATGCTTGGTGAACGGGGCATTACGCTATCGGGTGGGCAGAAACAGCGGGTTTCTATTGCCCGCGCTTTAATTAAAGAGCCCCGTGTACTTATTTTTGATGATTGTTTATCTGCTGTTGATACCCGAACTGAGGAAGAAATTTTGGGTAATTTGAGCAGAATTATGAAGGGTAAAACCAGTATTTTGATTGCTCACCGGATCTCAACAATAAAAAATGCTGATAAAATTATCGTATTGGACAATGGAAGAATCATTGAACAGGGCAGCCATATGCAATTATTACAACATGAAGGGGCTTATGCAGAAATGTACCGAAACCAATTACTAGAGGAAGAGCGTCAAACTATTTAA
- a CDS encoding Glu/Leu/Phe/Val dehydrogenase dimerization domain-containing protein: protein MSGNSSIVNSVLDQLSASGHKKVVFCNDPDTGLKAIIAIHDTTLGPALGGTRMWSYATESEALEDVLRLSSAMTYKASITGLNLGGGKAVIIGDSHKGKSEAMMRSYGRFIKNLNGEFITAEDLGTTTKDMEYIRMETSHVTGVPESLGGTGNPAPTTAKGVYLGIKACVKEVFGTDMLAGRSVVVQGIGNVGEHLVALLRAENVEVYISDINEERLQHVARTYKAKPISADKIFGLDADIYAPCALGATVNDKTINKMKFAIIAGSANNQLADENIHGQLLLDKGILFAPDYLINAGGLISCYSELTGFGKKRTMQLTENIYNATRDVIKMSKADNIPTIRAANRIAEQRIIDIKKIKSSF from the coding sequence ATGTCTGGTAATAGTTCTATTGTGAATTCAGTTTTAGATCAGTTAAGTGCATCGGGGCACAAGAAGGTCGTATTTTGTAACGATCCCGATACAGGATTAAAAGCAATTATAGCCATTCATGATACAACTTTAGGACCTGCACTAGGCGGAACCCGAATGTGGAGTTATGCTACCGAATCCGAAGCATTGGAAGATGTTTTGAGGTTGTCGAGTGCAATGACCTATAAAGCTTCTATTACCGGTTTAAATTTAGGCGGCGGTAAAGCCGTAATTATTGGCGATTCTCACAAAGGGAAATCTGAAGCCATGATGCGTAGCTATGGCAGGTTTATTAAGAACCTGAATGGCGAATTTATTACGGCAGAAGACCTGGGAACAACCACCAAAGATATGGAGTATATCCGCATGGAAACCAGCCATGTAACAGGAGTGCCAGAATCATTGGGCGGTACCGGTAATCCGGCACCAACAACAGCAAAAGGCGTATATCTGGGGATCAAAGCTTGTGTTAAAGAGGTGTTTGGAACCGATATGTTAGCCGGCCGTTCTGTTGTAGTGCAGGGAATAGGCAATGTAGGCGAACATTTAGTGGCCCTATTAAGAGCAGAAAATGTAGAAGTTTACATTAGCGACATTAATGAAGAGCGTTTACAGCATGTAGCGAGAACTTATAAGGCCAAACCAATAAGTGCAGATAAAATCTTTGGACTAGATGCAGATATTTACGCACCATGTGCATTAGGCGCTACAGTTAATGATAAAACCATTAACAAAATGAAGTTTGCCATTATTGCTGGATCTGCAAATAATCAGCTTGCCGATGAAAACATTCATGGACAACTGTTGTTAGATAAAGGCATTTTATTTGCTCCGGATTATTTAATCAATGCAGGAGGTTTGATCAGCTGTTATTCTGAACTAACCGGCTTTGGTAAAAAACGGACCATGCAACTTACAGAGAACATTTACAATGCTACCAGAGATGTTATAAAAATGTCGAAGGCGGACAATATACCAACAATACGGGCAGCTAACCGTATTGCAGAACAAAGGATAATCGATATCAAAAAAATAAAATCATCATTTTAA